AATAATCTACTCCTTACCAATGTTAGTTCACATGTTGGTATTCCACAGCTTAAGCATCTGTAACGCCACTTCTGGAGTGACCAATCCAATCACCTGGCAGCATCTTGGAGAACTCACAATGAAGTGGTCCAGAATCTATCCCACCCGGCGTATGATCATGTTTCCAAACTTCAAGTACAGGTGCAGTGCTTTTAAGCATGAGTTGGCTGTGTGGGTTCTTCACTTTGTGCCCGCCTTGCTAATGGATTTGCAAACGCTGCTGTTGGCCCAAAAGAAGCGACTGGTGACACCCATTGCCAAGAAATTCCGACAGGCTTGTCTAGCAGGTGACTTTAGAAATACCATTAGTATAAACTAAATCATTCAGTGGACTGCTTACAGGTAGCTTTTTTTCGCTGAACGATTGGATCTTCAAGAACAAGAGCCGCTTCCATTTCAAGGAGGTGATTGAAAATGGTACATATCCCACTCTCTATTGGAATCTCGAAGAGCTGGACTACGATGAGTATGTGCGGCGTCACATGATTGGGATCAACAAGTACCTGCACCGCGAGAAGTTCTCCGTTGACTCAAACAAGTTTATGGTGACCAGGTGAGTCGTTTGCTCACCATTTCTGTCTTTGTGTCCAGCTCAGTATGGGATTGTTGTCTAAATTACCTTTTGCAAGAAACTTTTAGAAATTTGTCGTATGCcatgtattttatttgtaatatgtattatatttttacagGATTTACTGGTTCTGGATATTCCTGCATTTGATTTTCTACATGTTGCTTGTCTATATAACATTTTAGTGAAGTAGATTATGAGTTATTAGCGATAtgcaattgaattaaaataagAGTAAAATGacatcatttaaatatttattaataacttAAGTTTCAGTCTCTATGGTCCTCCTTAATGCCATCAAATGTCTTTTGAGCAGTAGTTTCTTGTCTGTGGTCCAAAGCCGTCCTGACCCATGGCAAAACTATCTAAGAACTTATCCACCTCATTGTACAAATCGTTCCCTGGCTGAAGTCTTCTCCGACACCCACAAAAACAAAGTATCCACCCTAGGCTGTGCATAATCCGTTTTTGTGGGAGTGGGTGAAGGCATCCGCCTAGGAAACGATGAGATGCAATGAGATGCTTAAAGACTATGTCCTAGTAATGGGGTTTTATTTGCATTCCATCGGTTATCCACCAACTGTTTGACCATTCAACAAGCCGCCACCTTAAGGGGTCAGTTTAATCAAATTGGTAATTCGAATTATATTCTTGCTTACTAGAATGTCCTCATTGTCCTGTCTGTGGACCTCATTGGTTGCAATATAAAGTCTATAAGTGGAATTCTTATAAGCTCGCAGTGCTAGTACGTCTGACCTGTTGAGTTTCAACTCTTAGTCTATGACTAACTACCTTTTAGCTCGTAGTGCAGAAACACACCATTTAGGAATTCTTACAAGTTTGCAgaccaaattaaaaattggCTGAATATAATTTCAGCCATTGTCACTGTCTAATTACGGACTAGATTTCCATGCTCTAAACGTCACTTGTATCGTATCTTGTTTCGTACCTATCGTATAGTTAAAGTGATATTTGTTGGGTAGTGTTCGATAAAAGAACTAATATCGCCCATGCCGAACACGGAAAATCACACGAATATGTCCTCGGCTATGGAACTGACGATGGACATTGAGAACGGAAGGAAGGAACAGAGTAGCATCTATACGAAGGATACTATGAGTCATGTGGAAATGATGCGGCTTCTTGGCTTGCGATCTAATTCTGAGGAATCCGCGGTTGTGGCTAAGATGCGCAACAGTCGGAAGAGATCTTTTAGTGTAGATCCTGAAGAGCGTAACAACGgcagaatttaaaaattcagaACCATAAGACAAGGTGATCAGCGTACTTATGTTAtcgttttataaataaaatatataatacgGTTCTCtaagcaaaatatttggtGGTAAGATAATCGTGTCAAGCAAAACAATTCAAGTTTTACTTTTGTCAAATCAACTGCTTTCTATGAATATTTTCAGAGCTTTTTTAATAGTTAGAAAGAGCGGGGACGAAAGtaccatttttatacccgcCACGCctaacttttgaaaaatgttttgatattttttcatttttgtatttgtcttgtaaatttctatcgatttgccaaaaaactttttgccacgcccaccctaacgcccacaaaccgccaaacaCTGTCAGcgttaaagactctccttcgcacttccactagctgagtaacgggtatcagatagtcggggaactcgactatagcgttctctcttgttgcTATTAAGTAACCAGATAAGTAACAAGACATTTATGATAAgaacaatttatttgtatttttattatttgttcgACCAACTTTAATCGCACAAATATTCTTTAGTAAAACTTCAAGCatttaaaacaacaatttACTTAACCTAATCACAGAAGAATGTCGTTTCATCAGATGACTAATACAAAGACTATTAATTGGCAAAATTACGCTGTCGTCCTGCGCTACAATCGAGTATTGTTCACATCAGACTCGACGGTCCACACTGGGGCGTTCAATGGGGACTGCTCCTTCTTGTTGCTCGGCTCCAAGTGCAGCATAACCGGCGACACACTAGTCCTGGGCGTGAGGAGCAGGCTGGTGCAGATTCCGCCCAAAATACTAAATACACAGTACGAAGTCAGCGACATGGCCGTGTCGATCTTCTTCAGGACGTTGAAAAACGGAGCTGAGAGGAGCCACACCCGGGCCCAGGTAACTACGGAGAAGACGAAGAGCTGCTTCTTGTTCGCCGGCATCAGTTCGTTCATGCAGGCCAGGATCATCGACTGGGCACACGAAACAGCCGCCTTGGGAATGGTGGCGATGATCATCCAGAGGCTCACTTTTAGATCAGCATCCACTGAAGAATAATCATATTAAATGTATTACATCCATGAAGTTATAAACATACTTACTTGAGTCCGCATTGGTGAAGATCCAGCCCATGCAACCAAGGATTCCagctaaaatattaaacaccCCTGCacattgccatttccatttgttgTGCTTGAGTGCAAAGTGGAGCGCCAAGAAGCAGCCAATGATTTCAGAGAAACCTGCAGACAGAatagtttataaaaaattaaattaaatatttcaaaagttctaaaaaataattttagtgAATTTTTATCCTAATAAGTGGGTTAATAAATTAATGACATTTAATACACTAAATTAACTGCGAACGCCCAACTCACCCATGGCTATAGTGTTTGGTACCAGATAGTCTCTGCCAAATGATCTTATGTTGAGCAGCATGCCCATGAAATTGATGACGAAGAAGGCCAGTGCCAAGTGGGCAGCTACCATGTGCGTCTTGGCCCGCTTTCCCTTCCACAACTCCCTCCAAGGAGCCAGAGGGGGTTGAGTCTTCAAGCGCTCACTtagctgctccagctgcatCCGGAAATCCGGAGGGATCTTGAACGAGCGATCATTGATCGCCGCTCCCTCACGCACGATCTCCTCCACATTGTCGATGGAGAAGCGATTTACGGCGTGCCGGAGCAGCCAGCGAGGTGAGTCCGGGGTCCAGTAGAGCAGCAAGATCAGCATGACAGTGGGGAATGTAATGCCCACGTAGATCAGGGACCAGCTGTTGAAGAACGAGGAGAGTCCTGGTAATAGGATGACGCCAATGGACCAGAAAGTGTCGTATAGGATAATGGCACCAATTCGATGCATTCCCGCCGTGATATCGACAACTGGAAGATTGgatttctttataaatatttatactgAATATCTGTGATTGTACTTATAAATACACTTACATATTGCTTGACCAGCTGTGAACATGATCGCACAACAGACAGCAGAGAGGCAACGGAAGGCGCAGTGGAGACTGAAATCCCTGGCGTATCCAGTGACTACTCCGCACAAAATCTGGGCTACAGCTCCTACACAATAGGTGCTCCGCGGGCTTATTCCCAGCATCATCTTGGTGCCCACAACGCCGCCTACAAGAACTCCGAACAGATGCCAGTACTGAGTCCAGGCCACGAAGATGTCCCTCAGACAGACCAGATTGAATTGCATGATCAGGGAGTCGAAACTGGAGACGTAGGTGAACTGCTCGCATTCGGAGCTCGTGCCAGTGAGTTCGTCCCTGATATAGCACTGGTTATCCGAAACACTGAAActggagttgctgctgctagtCATATAACTGGTGTCGCAGGTGAACTCCGAGCCGGGATAGAGTTCCGGTCCAGTGAAGATGATGCAGGCCATGAACCAGGCGGCGGGGATTTTGCACAGGAAGATGATGAGGATGGTTCTCAGCTGCCAGATGCCAAAGTCGCCCACAACATCGGTGATGACATCGCTACTCGCAGGGGCAGGAGGTGGCGTTGCCACCCTCTTGTCCAGGTCATTCTCCATCTCATTGGGGAGGATGTGGGGGCCAGTGGATTCTCCACCTCGATCGGGCGACGGATTGACCATGGCTCCTATTTAGTGGAACATTCTGCAAACGATGAGTGAAATGGACGCATATTTGATGATTTCccatttatttctttcttttttttcaataccCCTCATAGTAGACAGATGTACCCTCCCATcccaattaatttaaattgaaagcGGTTTACTGATGAAATCAGTCGAACAAGCCATTGAATATCACGAGTGATTGTTGAAATATATGCGGTTACTTTTCATTTGACTGACTTTCATTATTACATTGACAAGTAAATGCCATAAGTAAACACCTGGGCATAATTCACAGATTATAACAGACTTTAAACTTTCCTAAAACACTTTACATGAAACACCTTTGTATCTGCTAATGCACTGATTTCTTAACTTATAACCCTGTAATCTCGTTTAATTGAACTCATTAATAAATTAGCTAAGCTCTTGATTTACTTTAACCAGTTCGAAGTTCTCGCTTGCTTTATTCTTTCTCTGATATCATATCTCAAATCATGACTGCCTGTAGTTGTATCGATAAGCCAGAAGGAAAGATAATGATCATTCCATTTCGAGACCTTATCTGTTTGCTAGCCCTTATTTGCCAAGGGCACTCATGGCGATTTGCAGCCATATTATTTAGTTGTTAATTCGCAACAGATTCGCTTTGTTGGATCATCTGAATTGACAGACTCTTTATGCTTCGGTTTCACAGGTGCTAATTCGCGATTGTCTGACGCACAATTGGTTCCACCTCTGTGGAGGTGGTCTGTCCACCTATTGGTAgcgcaaatattttaatttctaattttccAGGCAATGCTAATTGCAGAAAACTGGTCGTGCCGGTGCTAGATATTCGAATTTCCTATTCGGCATTCGATATTTATCTGGGCAATGACTGAGGAGGCATGTCTTTCTATCAAAGCGACTTGTTTCGATTCAAgcccaaatgcaaattaataattgctTATGGGGCAGGCAAACTGAGACACTGGAAAGGCGTTACTCGTTTCAAATTAATGGAATGCTCGACTTTTCAACAAGAGTATGATGAAGTGCACTGTGTATAGACTCACGTCTATAATGCACTTTTCCAGGGTAACCAATAAACGAAGATAATAAATCGATATGCATAGTGAATAGTTTTCCTATTTAAAAACCGACCTTTATAAAGCAAAATATCACTTTTTGATTTATCAAGGGTTTATTCACAaacacttaaatatttttcaatacaCTTTATTTCTCGCGATGATTCTttgctgtttgtgtttgttcgattgatttcatataaattgttttaattaattaagcgACAATAAAAGTTATTCACGCCGCTCGGATTTCGGCGGATCCCCGTTCGAAAAAGGCAGCTTTCCGATTCGCACGTCCCAGCCCGATTTCTTAATAGATTCTTGGAGCACACGCGTCCCAATCGGCCGAGAATCAAATAGCAACTGAAGCCAATGTCGCACTGGGAGCTATAGACAGGGAGTGAGCCGACTGGCTGTCCACTCGGAAACTCGAGGCGTTAATTTACTTAATGAATTTgctcaaataataaaaagttattgaaCGGGTTAGTTTTTCCAGCATTTCACTCTAGTTTCTATTGTGTTTTATGGTTCATAAAGTATTTGGCCCGGACGGGATTTTCTTTTGGTTACTGAGgcattttttctttgtttgtccattaaacatttaattttattgaatagCTGACGGATCGATACGGTGTCTTTTAACGCTCTTTATGTTATTAGTTTGAGTTTACCCCTATCGAGTGTGCATTATCTCAGGTGAGGAGCGGAAAGTGTCCAAACCGGGGGCTGCTGGCTTGGGAGCCATAACATTATTGCTTCACAATATCAGCGATTGGCATTCGGGCTTGTACAAATTCCTCAACGCCTTCCTAGCGGATTTCTATTTTAATCTTTATTGTCTAGGTCGCTTTTTTTAGCGCTCCTAGTGACACATCGATTGTGGTGCTCTTCATTAACCTACATTAATATCGAGCTATAGATTAATAGCTAATGCGGTCTTGAATTCAACACAAAATATTCCTTCCAGGATCTACATAATCATTTCAATATCATAtatttgtcattaaaattagtttaattttGTGTCATTTGTTGCTCATTGCTTGCGAATTAGGActgaagaaataaataatttaattagcaaTATATGACGAGAAATGATCGAATTTGGTGGGATTCCGGTTACGTTTAACTTTGAGCAAGCCTTTAATTTTGTGGCGAAATTCGATAAACACGTGGTTTATGGATCATCTATTTAAAATTGGGCGGGTTTTCTATCACGAAAATTTCCTACATCGGTCAGATAATGTAAAGAATATGTTAAGGGATAGGGatgatatttaaatatattataattatcgGATACTGTTACATTTATTGTTATAATCGCCAAATAATAGAGTGTACACTGTACACCTAACAACTTAATATCTTTAGATCGAACAAAGCCTACTTTCGGGCTCTGCAAAAGCTCTTCAAATGGTTTCCGAGCTGTGCGCTCTGTGAGCTTCCCCACAATTCCGATCCACTGCCAATTCGATTTCACTGGAGGGATGGAAATTGATGTGCCATATATCGGCTATGCTAACTGCCATGTTCCGCTCAAAGTTGCTGAGAAGTTCATTGCTATAGGCACTGCAATCCGAACTCACGGTGCTGCAGCGGCGCAGGATGATGGCCGACTGGCGACGATAGGTGTTGGGCGTGGGCACCTGACTGATCTGCGGCTGCTCCGTGTTCCAGTAATAGCGGTTGAGGCGGCGCAGGGCCAAGCCGTAAACCCAGCCCATGGTGGCCAGGATGGTGATGGGAACCAGGTGGTGGATGACAGTGAGACAGCTCAGAAGGGGGCAGAAGACCAGGCACACTCGGCTAAATGAGATCACAGAAAGCATAAGGAGCACTCGCTTTTCCTTGGACACAATTTCACTGGTGCAAGTGGTCAGCACTGCAATCGATGCGGAGTTGCCTATCTTTAATAAGAGCCAAAATACCAGTTCCAGTCCCACGCGTCGCGAATTGCGTTCTATAAGAAGAATGTCCGATTTAGAAAGTAATTACAAGATAACCAGAACAATGCTCACCAGTTTCGGGCAGCAGCCAAACCAGATAGGTGCTGAGACCAGCCATGATCATCAGATTTCCTGCCCACCGCCAATGACGACGCGTGTATAGGATCAGATAGAGACCAACAAAAATGCCCACCATCTCAGCAAATCCCATGGCCGCTGTGTTTACATGCACTTGTTCGGCGCCCAGGTTTCGAATCATCAGCAGAATGATGTTATACAGCACCATAGCACCGCCCCAGATCAGGTGGATGTACACGAGTTGGCTGCGTTTCGTCTCGCCATCCCAGACTTGGCAGTAGCTGTGCTTCTGTTTGGATTTCTGGTCCAGGTCATTGGCGTACATCGTGAGCTGAACATCGAGTGTAAGTGGAACCTTCTGGTTATTGTATGTGGCTGATTCCAGCAGCTGCCGCAGGGCAGCCTCCACTCGCTGGTGCCGCAGCAGCCAGCGAGGAGCATCAGCTATCCAACGATGCAGCCATACAAGCACAATGAGGGAGGACGAGATGGCCACGTACAGGTAGCTCCAGTTGTCAAAGTATATCGATATGGCGGGCAGCAGGACGAGACCCATGGACCAGAAGAGCTCCGATAAAGTAACCACTATGATGCGAGCCTTACCCGAGGTAATGTCGTTCACTAAAAAGTGGAAGTGAATTAGTTCGTGTCTTGGGTCTTTTGATTTGCATAGATGGAACCTAAGCTAGACACTATTCTTGCatacttacaaataaattgccCGGAAGTGTACATGAGAGCACAAAATATGGAAGTGAGGCAGCGGAAGTAGATATGCAACTGATAGGTGTCCACTAAGCCGGTGAGATTACCGCAAAATATCTGCCCAATCATGCCCAGCAGCATTAAGCGACGCGGACTGATTCTTCAGAATTAAAAAGTCGAGTTATCACactaaaataatataaatatttaaaccaaATACATACTTCTTGAGAGCAGAATGGGCCATGAGTCCGCCAATGAGGGCACCAAGTGCATGAAAAGATTGCGTCAGAGCCACTAGCACGCGACGGGAGCAGATTAAATCAAACTGACTGATCAGGGACTTGTAGTCAGTTCGATGTTCCACGTGCGCGCAGGGCAGCGAAGGTGGGCCACCTAGTTCCTGTGATTCCGAGGCGTTCCACTCCTGACCATGTCTACGCACGAACCCTCGGGCCAGGGAATCGGAATACGCATTGCACACGTCCACATTAAAGAGCCGATCCGTGCTGCGAGCATCCTGCCAAAGAGCATGGTTCCGGTCCACATGGTCCCCCTGCGACCGGCTAACATTCCAATCCGCCGGGTGGCAAACGAGTTCTCCCTTCCAGGGATACGGTGCCGTATAGATAATGATGGTTGTGAACCATGCGCTGGGAATCTTGCAGAGGAATATCAACAGGATGGTGCGCAACTGCCAGCGGCCAAAACTGCCGTTAACCTGCTCCACCACGTCCAGTTCTGGAGAGGACTTCCTCGGAAAGCTACCCGTCGACTGCGAATCCGGCATTTCGGAGCTTACACCGTGCCGTACGTACGCGTACTGAGCTTGCTAATTTTTCATCGATCCCATGGGCTTGGAATGACGGGAGGGAAAATTATGTTTGCTCTTCCGTTTAGTTGTACCCTCAAATTGGTGCAAATTAGTCGCAGATTTTGCGCTCCGTCTGGGTGATGTCTTATTATTAGGTTTGTTTTCTCCGTGCTTATAACATCTATGACGTAGTGGCGTTGAAAAATGAGGAAGCTCTGTTTAGAgcctaataaatatttattgtctTTAAAACGGAGAAATAAATTTTCCATTATTGCATGGTGCATGGTGCCATTGCACTAATTCATTTCagtaattttgtttattttatttgtcaacAAAGATTAGCTTTATCTATATTTGGACCAGTAGAATGCTCCGCGAgtcaacaaatatttatatttgtagtCAAAcgataaaaatgtttacaataTGAATATCcgtaaaacaaatataaataacttctgaacattacatttttaaattcgcGGCACTCCTGAAAGAACACACCCtctttaataataaaaggGACCACCTAAAAGAAGGCAACACAAATAgtttgtataatatttatacatcCGATTTTACAATGGTCTTTCAACTATACTTTATGACCCACTGACCAACATTTTGAAGCCCAGGCAGCCaagtaataaataaaggcAGTGTTGTATATTCAATAATTCatcttttattaaattatcctgcttttatttgtttttcatataattcccattgtgtgtttgcttcctacaaaattgtttgtttcCCAAAAAATCGCAAATAATATTGTTTCTTTTATACCTGTTATATAAAATGGCCCATGCGTGTGCCCCATAgattaaattgcaattaatcaatatttgaaatatattacATTAATTTTGTTATGGGAAATGTTCTATAATGCATTAGGCAATTGGCTTTGTGTGTATTTCGTTGGTTTTGTTTGATCAATTTtgctttttcgattttggtaTCAATTTCCAGTTATTGTCTGAAATAATGATGTCAGCTAACAAATCCACATGTGTTCATTTTAACTGGTGAAAACAATAGGTGAAAAAAAGACGATACTAATTGCATTTCGTTGCTCCTAATTAAATTGTTTCCGTTTAACATTATTCTGCAGTATTTACAGTGATGCCTAgtagtaaaataaaataaatgcgttGTTGGATCGAAACATTTTCCAAGCACTATGCTTTTAGACTAAGTGTGGATTTGGCTTTGCAGAGACTTGGCGTAACAATAAACGAAAAGCTACGTgttacaaattaattatttaatctAATTTATGGCGGTGTAGTGTGGGTGCGTTGTGAAGGTGAAAAGTGGATTCAAGTGGGCTCGCACCTCACAATGTTTGGAAAGGGAACTCGCGTTtaaaaaatacacattttatgcaatatatttacattattaaaGATCTTCGGGGTGCGACTTAAGCCTGGAGTACAGTTGTGGTCATAGATTTTAAAGATTTTCTTAGGATTAGGTTTAGAGATAATATGCGCTCTGAGATTTTGCTCGTTTGCCATTAGTTGTGTTACTTTTGAATGAAAGAAGCCAAGTCCGCTAGATGTTTTTTGTCTGCTTAATTAACATTATTCTTAATCGCTAGTTTAAAGTCCTTCGGTTGATTTTTATGCTGATGCTTCTGCGTATTGGTAACCTTAGTGACCGCCCCCTATTTCGCCCCTCCCAGCTACATAATTATGAGTTGGTGTGTCCTACATCTAGTTTCTAATCGGTAATTTTTGGTTTCGAGTTCAATGATCCGTGCTGAGCCCATCCTCCACGTTGCTGTCCCAGTTGAATTCCGTAACGCCCTGCTTGAAGTAGATGTTGCCCAGATTAGCGTAGCGCTGCTCAAAGTTTATGTCCTTTGCC
This genomic stretch from Drosophila yakuba strain Tai18E2 chromosome 3R, Prin_Dyak_Tai18E2_2.1, whole genome shotgun sequence harbors:
- the LOC6535749 gene encoding solute carrier family 22 member 3, translated to MPDSQSTGSFPRKSSPELDVVEQVNGSFGRWQLRTILLIFLCKIPSAWFTTIIIYTAPYPWKGELVCHPADWNVSRSQGDHVDRNHALWQDARSTDRLFNVDVCNAYSDSLARGFVRRHGQEWNASESQELGGPPSLPCAHVEHRTDYKSLISQFDLICSRRVLVALTQSFHALGALIGGLMAHSALKKISPRRLMLLGMIGQIFCGNLTGLVDTYQLHIYFRCLTSIFCALMYTSGQFILNDITSGKARIIVVTLSELFWSMGLVLLPAISIYFDNWSYLYVAISSSLIVLVWLHRWIADAPRWLLRHQRVEAALRQLLESATYNNQKVPLTLDVQLTMYANDLDQKSKQKHSYCQVWDGETKRSQLVYIHLIWGGAMVLYNIILLMIRNLGAEQVHVNTAAMGFAEMVGIFVGLYLILYTRRHWRWAGNLMIMAGLSTYLVWLLPETERNSRRVGLELVFWLLLKIGNSASIAVLTTCTSEIVSKEKRVLLMLSVISFSRVCLVFCPLLSCLTVIHHLVPITILATMGWVYGLALRRLNRYYWNTEQPQISQVPTPNTYRRQSAIILRRCSTVSSDCSAYSNELLSNFERNMAVSIADIWHINFHPSSEIELAVDRNCGEAHRAHSSETI
- the LOC6535748 gene encoding solute carrier family 22 member 13, whose amino-acid sequence is MVNPSPDRGGESTGPHILPNEMENDLDKRVATPPPAPASSDVITDVVGDFGIWQLRTILIIFLCKIPAAWFMACIIFTGPELYPGSEFTCDTSYMTSSSNSSFSVSDNQCYIRDELTGTSSECEQFTYVSSFDSLIMQFNLVCLRDIFVAWTQYWHLFGVLVGGVVGTKMMLGISPRSTYCVGAVAQILCGVVTGYARDFSLHCAFRCLSAVCCAIMFTAGQAIFVDITAGMHRIGAIILYDTFWSIGVILLPGLSSFFNSWSLIYVGITFPTVMLILLLYWTPDSPRWLLRHAVNRFSIDNVEEIVREGAAINDRSFKIPPDFRMQLEQLSERLKTQPPLAPWRELWKGKRAKTHMVAAHLALAFFVINFMGMLLNIRSFGRDYLVPNTIAMGFSEIIGCFLALHFALKHNKWKWQCAGVFNILAGILGCMGWIFTNADSMDADLKVSLWMIIATIPKAAVSCAQSMILACMNELMPANKKQLFVFSVVTWARVWLLSAPFFNVLKKIDTAMSLTSYCVFSILGGICTSLLLTPRTSVSPVMLHLEPSNKKEQSPLNAPVWTVESDVNNTRL